The Xiphophorus hellerii strain 12219 chromosome 5, Xiphophorus_hellerii-4.1, whole genome shotgun sequence genome window below encodes:
- the LOC116719449 gene encoding beta-2-glycoprotein 1-like, which yields MDPTLLLLSLAAIFTTVTPAKVCGRPRVSDGVDVSSMKRVFEIGEDVSLSCEQGYSPSTATPPRITCTATGEWTPANLACSPKMCQIPRPLQPFAKGRTEAPFKSVLNFSCDDGYVMLGANESRCLHDGTWSHPPPLCKGVNCPLPKPPREGRIVHDKAATGTSTIYGQGWSYECNPPKAPSYERGSCMADGTATEPPVCRDVSCPIPPSIPNGVITFAVMRQHGYKEKVKYSCNEHYTLEGEAEIQCQNTGNWSSKPVCRAPCEVGIKRGRIFYNARKIWIEDLRPNRVLHGEHVAFYCKDKAEKCGYPVASTCNDGNLPIPDCYEQPGKIEYNLRSKNLPSEIRACVAPPAANPTSPPNPA from the exons ATGGATCCCACTTTGCTGCTTCTCAGCCTGGCAGCCATATTTACAACCGTAACACCTGCAAAAG TTTGTGGCCGGCCTCGCGTCTCTGACGGCGTTGATGTTTCCTCCATGAAGCGCGTGTTTGAGATCGGAGAAGACGTGAGCCTCTCGTGCGAGCAGGGCTACTCGCCGTCAACGGCGACGCCTCCCAGGATAACCTGCACGGCGACGGGGGAATGGACGCCGGCAAACCTGGCGTGTTCCC ccAAGATGTGCCAGATACCCAGGCCGTTGCAGCCATTTGCAAAAGGGAGGACAGAGGCTCCTTTTAAGAGCGTGCTCAACTTCTCATGTGATGACGg GTACGTGATGTTAGGGGCTAATGAAAGCAGGTGCTTACACGATGGCACCTGGAGTCATCCACCTCCTCTCTGCAAAG GCGTGAACTGTCCTCTGCCCAAGCCACCAAGAGAGGGAAGGATTGTCCACGACAAGGCCGCTACAGGAACGTCAACAATTTATGGACAAGGCTGGTCGTACGAGTGCAACCCACCCAAAGCACCGAGTTACGAGAGAGGCTCCTGCATGGCTGATGGCACCGCAACCGAACCTCCAGTCTGTCGAG ATGTGAGCTGCCCCATTCCTCCAAGCATACCAAATGGCGTCATCACGTTCGCCGTGATGAGGCAACACGGATACAAGGAGAAGGTTAAGTATTCCTGCAATGAGCATTATACCCTGGAGGGTGAGGCTGAGATCCAGTGCCAAAACACTGGAAACTGGTCATCAAAGCCAGTCTGCAGGG CTCCCTGCGAAGTTGGAATCAAAAGAGGGCGCATCTTCTACAACGCCAGAAAGATCTGGATTGAGGACCTGAGGCCAAACAGAGTGCTCCATGGCGAGCATGTCGCCTTCTATTGTAAGGACaaagctgaaaagtgtggctaCCCCGTGGCCAGCACCTGTAACGACGGAAACCTCCCCATCCCGGACTGCTACGAAC AACCGGGCAAAATCGAGTACAACCTAAGGTCTAAAAACCTTCCGTCAGAAATCAGAGCGTGCGTGGCACCACCCGCCGCAAACCCAACAAGCCCCCCAAACCCTGCATGA
- the LOC116719378 gene encoding beta-2-glycoprotein 1-like — protein MERLFLLCSGLLVTTVTSQPNVCSRPELSGNIEMSGIQRFSSPGEELALSCKEGYTPVSGPRKIVCTMNGVWTSTKLKCIPKQCPHPELVTNGEVFYEDTVYQSTINYTCHEGYMMTGESSAVCQSNGTWSSPAPECIPVTCGLAPVPLYGMVIYDKVVRGNTANYGLTATYHCNAPYAVVGNPVAECTARGTWTKTPECQVVTCPPPESIERGYLSNNEKREFFYEEKVKHGCESPYVLEGNMEVVCQNNGRWSEKPSCKAPCSVNVQRARILHNGKKIWIENFEPNLVLHLDIVSVYCMNQAMKCGYAVPTQCIDGTLNIPECFEEPSALEYTLKPNSLPSEIDQC, from the exons ATGGAGCGTTTGTTTCTGCTGTGCTCTGGTCTGCTTGTGACGACAGTGACATCCCAACCTAATG TTTGTTCCCGACCTGAACTGAGCGGGAACATTGAGATGTCTGGGATCCAGAGGTTCTCCAGTCCCGGTGAGGAGTTAGCCCTGTCCTGTAAAGAGGGATATACTCCTGTGTCGGGCCCACGCAAGATTGTTTGCACCATGAACGGCGTGTGGACAAGCACCAAGCTAAAGTGCATAC caaaacaatgtcCACATCCTGAACTAGTCACTAATGGCGAAGTGTTTTACGAGGACACAGTGTACCAGAGTACAATCAACTACACCTGCCATGAAGg GTATATGATGACTGGAGAGAGTTCAGCAGTGTGCCAATCCAACGGGACGTGGAGTTCCCCTGCACCAGAGTGCATCC CTGTAACCTGCGGTCTCGCTCCTGTCCCACTGTATGGAATGGTCATTTACGACAAGGTGGTCAGAGGAAACACGGCCAATTACGGCCTCACGGCGACGTACCACTGCAATGCCCCGTACGCAGTTGTCGGCAACCCGGTTGCAGAGTGCACCGCCAGAGGTACCTGGACCAAGACACCAGAGTGTCAAG TGGTGACCTGCCCTCCGCCAGAGAGCATTGAAAGAGGCTACCTGTCAAACAATGAGAAGAGGGAGTTTTTCTACGAGGAAAAAGTCAAGCATGGCTGCGAGAGTCCATATGTGCTGGAAGGAAATATGGAGGTGGTCTGCCAGAATAATGGAAGGTGGTCTGAAAAGCCATCTTGCAAAG CTCCGTGTTCTGTTAATGTACAAAGAGCAAGAATTTTGCACAACGGGAAGAAAATCTGGATAGAAAACTTCGAGCCGAACCTCGTCTTACACCTAGACATCGTCTCTGTCTACTGCATGAACCAAGCCATGAAATGTGGTTATGCCGTGCCGACCCAGTGCATCGATGGAACGCTAAACATCCCCGAATGCTTTGAAG AACCCAGTGCGCTGGAGTATACCTTGAAGCCAAATTCACTTCCATCAGAGATCGACCAGTGCTGA